A section of the Triticum dicoccoides isolate Atlit2015 ecotype Zavitan chromosome 7A, WEW_v2.0, whole genome shotgun sequence genome encodes:
- the LOC119327544 gene encoding inorganic pyrophosphatase 2-like codes for MAASNDAGVVVVFDFDKTIIDCDSDNWVVDALGASQRFDELLLHLPWNSAIDAMMGELHSQGKSMDEIAGSIRTAPLSRHVVAAIKTAQALGCELRILSDANAFFIDTVLAHHGLAGYFSEISTNPASVDAGGRLRITPHHDFRHGSCSSHGCALATCPPNMCKGKVMEQMLQELSVAAVAGMRRPSRVVYLGDGRGDYCPTLKLAERDYMMPRKGYPVWDLIAGDRRAVRADVRGWADFKDLETVLLDIIHECAVAAMVEQDGGGQVVVGMVVPECCALPAPKVAMAVLPKAIHASN; via the exons ATGGCCGCCAGCAATGACGCAGGCGTGGTGGTCGTCTTCGACTTCGACAAGACCATCATCGACTGCGACAGCGACAACTGGGTCGTCGACGCCCTGGGCGCCAGCCAGCGGTTTGACGAGCTCCTGCTCCACCTCCCATGGAACTCGGCCATC GACGCCATGATGGGCGAGTTGCACTCTCAAGGCAAATCGATGGACGAGATCGCGGGAAGCATCAGGACGGCGCCTCTGTCCCGTCACGTCGTGGCGGCCATCAAGACCGCGCAGGCTCTCGGCTGCGAGCTGCGGATCCTCAGCGACGCCAACGCATTTTTCATCGACACCGTCCTTGCGCACCACGGTCTGGCCGGCTACTTCTCGGAGATCAGCACCAACCCGGCCAGCGTCGACGCCGGCGGCCGCCTCAGAATCACCCCGCACCACGACTTCCGTCACGGCTCTTGTAGCAGCCACGGCTGCGCCCTCGCCACCTGCCCTCCCAACATGTGCAAG GGCAAGGTGATGGAGCAGATGCTGCAAGAACtgtcggtggcggcggtggcggggatGAGGAGGCCGAGTAGAGTGGTGTACCTCGGCGACGGCAGGGGCGACTACTGCCCTACCCTAAAGCTGGCCGAGCGAGACTATATGATGCCCAGGAAGGGCTACCCCGTGTGGGACCTCATCGCCGGAGACCGGCGGGCCGTCCGCGCAGACGTGCGCGGGTGGGCCGACTTCAAGGACCTGGAGACGGTGCTGCTGGACATCATACACGAATGCGCCGTGGCTGCCATGGTTGAACAAGACGGTGGAGGTCAGGTGGTGGTGGGCATGGTGGTGCCAGAGTGTTGTGCCCTTCCTGCTCCCAAGGTGGCGATGGCAGTTCTCCCCAAGGCAATTCATGCGTCCAACTGA